One region of Leishmania braziliensis MHOM/BR/75/M2904 complete genome, chromosome 17 genomic DNA includes:
- a CDS encoding bis(5'-nucleosyl)-tetraphosphatase,symmetrical-like protein has protein sequence MCIPAALRLDPLTESASTPAEDGAADDVCVFVGDLVNKGPDSYGVVRCLRNIGAIGVLGNHDAVLLRLSEKLRADVPLTVEETSSSLYPLAMGCPDDVFTFMASVPHILCFRAYQLVVVHAGIDPSISLAAQGVEAVTRMRNLIKATKYGRGSMSEAAGQRAHVALSLSAAFAAMERAKFGTSWSATWSKLACKLSRAATGKEESDSGEIDSGSDRSSTNISGDVAEDGGVKKPKKVDGGGAKWRKRIHPDYAGFTIVYGHDAKRRLQVHPYAYGLDSGCVYGGELTGLVWPSTLVSVPGWANPSPHHKSKV, from the coding sequence ATGTGCATCCCGGCTGCGCTGAGGCTGGATCCGCTGACAGAATCGGCCTCGACGCCAGCCGAGGATGGAGCTGCGGATGACGTCTGCGTTTTCGTCGGAGATCTTGTTAACAAGGGCCCTGATTCGTACGGCGTTGTGCGATGTCTGCGCAACATTGGTGCGATTGGCGTACTGGGCAACCACGACGCGGTGTTGCTGCGGCTCTCCGAGAAGTTGAGGGCGGATGTTCCgctgacggtggaggagacgagCAGCAGTCTCTACCCACTGGCGATGGGCTGTCCGGACGACGTCTTCACCTTCATGGCGTCCGTCCCCCACATCCTGTGCTTCCGCGCGTATCAGCTTGTCGTCGTTCATGCGGGCATCGATCCATCGATCTCGCTTGCTGCCCAGGGCGTGGAGGCTGTGACGCGCATGCGTAACTTGATAAAGGCCACAAAGTATGGGAGGGGGTCGATGAGCGAGGCAGCAGGGCAGCGAGCACACgtggccctctctctttccgctGCCTTTGCGGCGATGGAACGGGCCAAATTTGGGACGAGTTGGAGTGCGACGTGGTCGAAGTTGGCCTGCAAGCTCAGTCGCGCTGCGACCggcaaggaggagagcgacagTGGCGAAATCGATAGCGGCAGTGACCGAAGCAGCACAAATATCAGCGGCGATGTTGCAGAGGACGGTGGCGTGAAGAAGCCAAAGAAAGTAGACGGTGGTGGGGCTAAGTGGCGGAAGCGCATTCACCCGGACTATGCTGGCTTCACTATTGTGTACGGTCACGATGCCAAGAGGCGGTTGCAGGTGCATCCGTACGCCTACGGGCTCGATTCTGGTTGCGTCTACGGTGGTGAGCTGACAGGGCTGGTGTGGCCGAGCACACTGGTGTCCGTGCCCGGGTGGGCGAACCCATCGCCGCACCACAAGTCAAAGGTCTGA